One region of Alosa alosa isolate M-15738 ecotype Scorff River chromosome 1, AALO_Geno_1.1, whole genome shotgun sequence genomic DNA includes:
- the zbtb41 gene encoding zinc finger and BTB domain-containing protein 41, whose translation MKRKSDPLQVSKMKFRCRTSEREQLDPQTRECSAKTDLSYSDKQSHKRHLSSLHNESSFIKFLNEDRQKPTSLCDLTVSVSGKQFSAHKVVLAFGSSYFHTRLCKNPETSHITVDHMDDSAFQHLLCFLYTSEFVVSDTEIPCLVDAARFLNMLTAVELLTDQCGSTTTTESPVQREAGSVHNDLAEAAGPQSPPAGGAKAQGPGAVSCLLCSRTFCYRKSLEKHMARSHTAESQSVQGEVAIETVAVVTTRRSARQRKTPAKFDSLTTEGKANEQILNGKGEEVDRGGGQDDEDAEGENEEDNEQEEGAQRLEVVKGQNPTEAQEKLMIADHVEMVIVGHQEEQTAESRQVVGSNSTTTSQVEADAASGIPPSHEVVAHSRASGSSTHTYPEGLAPLVIHTSNRKTLQCPKCDKTFDRIGKYESHTRVHTGEKPFQCDICHQCYSTKSNLTVHKKKHANNAPFQKKDHKCPFCNKLHASKKTMAKHVRRFHPDHIQEFMTMRKKKSEGWKCDICHKSFTRRPHLEEHMILHSQDRPFKCAYCDDYFKSRFARLKHQEKYHLGPFPCDICGRQFNDTGNRKRHIECTHGGKRKWTCYLCGKSVRERTTLREHLRIHSGEKPHLCSICGQSFRHGSSYRLHLRVHHDDKRYECDECGKTFIRHDHLTKHKKIHSGEKAHQCEECGKCFRRHDHLTVHYKSVHLGEKVWQKYKTAVHQCEVCKKEFKGKSSLEMHFRTHSGEKPYRCPICQQTFRIKKTLTKHMVIHSDARPFNCPHCSATFKRKDKLKYHVDHVHSSRPAEQPQAGLPGEKIMPPLPYSEPTKLYRAEHKSVLQSVSSGDVCVPVTLVPVQMSEISGQAGLPVQGAPHGVLPQGQPATAGYQPATDLVFLEKYTLTPQPTNIVHPVRPDQMMDPREQSYLGTLLGLDSATPVQTMPTPDHSH comes from the exons ATGAAGAGAAAATCAGACCCTCTCCAAGTGTCAAAAATGAAATTTCGGTGCAGAACTTCTGAAAGGGAACAACTGGATCCTCAAACAAGAGAATGTAGTGCCAAAACAGACTTAAGTTACTCTGACAAACAGTCTCATAAGAGACACCTGAGTTCTTTGCACAATGAGAGCAGCTTTATCAAATTTTTAAACGAAGACCGGCAGAAGCCCACTTCACTCTGTGATCTGACAGTCTCTGTGAGTGGGAAACAGTTCAGTGCCCACAAGGTTGTGCTTGCCTTTGGGAGCAGCTACTTCCACACCCGACTTTGCAAAAACCCTGAGACCAGCCATATCACTGTTGACCACATGGATGACTCTGCCTTCCAGCATTTGCTGTGTTTCCTGTACACATCTGAGTTTGTGGTGTCAGACACTGAGATCCCTTGCCTGGTGGATGCAGCACGTTTCTTGAACATGCTGACTGCAGTGGAGCTGCTGACAGACCAGTGtggctccaccaccaccacagagtCTCCTGTGCAGAGAGAGGCTGGATCAGTCCACAATGACCTGGCCGAGGCTGCAGGGCCACAGAGTCCTCCAGCAGGTGGCGCTAAAGCCCAGGGACCAGGGGCTGTCAGCTGTTTGCTCTGCAGCCGTACGTTTTGCTACAGGAAGTCCCTAGAGAAGCACATGGCCAGGAGCCACACTGCCGAGAGCCAGAGTGTTCAGGGTGAGGTAGCTATAGAAACAGTAGCTGTGGTGACCACGAGGAGGTCTGCCCGGCAGAGGAAGACCCCAGCCAAGTTTGACAGTTTGACAACCGAGGGAAAAGCCAATGAACAAATACTGAAcggaaaaggagaggaggtggatagaggaggaggacaagacGATGAGGATGCAGAGGGTGAAAATGAAGAAGACAATGAGCAAGAAGAGGGAGCCCAGAGACTTGAAGTCGTGAAAGGACAAAACCCCACCGAAGCACAAGAGAAGCTGATGATAGCTGATCACGTAGAGATGGTGATTGTAGGGCATCAGGAGGAGCAGACTGCTGAAAGCAGGCAGGTGGTGGGGAGCAACAGCACCACTACAAGCCAGGTGGAAGCAGATGCGGCCTCAGGGATACCACCCAGCCATGAGGTGGTGGCACACAGTCGGGCATCTGGCTCATCCACTCACACTTACCCAGAAGGCCTTGCTCCTCTGGTCATACACACCTCCAACAGGAAAACCCTCCAGTGCCCCAAGTGTGACAAAACATTTGACAGAATAG GAAAGTATGAAAGCCACACCCGTGTTCACACGGGGGAGAAGCCCTTTCAGTGTGATATCTGCCACCAGTGCTACTCCACTAAGTCCAATCTCACTGTGCACAAGAAgaagcatgctaacaatgctccTTTCCAAAAGAAAGACCACAAGTGTCCCTTTTGCAACAAACTGCACGCCAGCAAGAAGACGATGGCAAAACACGTCCGAAG GTTCCATCCTGACCATATACAGGAGTTCATGACtatgaggaagaagaagagtgaAGGCTGGAAATGTGAT ATATGCCATAAGTCTTTCACCCGAAGACCCCATCTGGAGGAACACATGATCCTGCACTCCCAAGATAGACCTTTCAAGTGTGCTTATTGTGATGACTACTTCAAGTCAAGGTTTGCAAGATTGAAGCACCAGGAAAAATACCATTTAG GTCCATTCCCATGTGACATCTGTGGGAGGCAGTTCAATGACACAGGGAATAGGAAACGACACATTGAATGCACGCATGGTGGAAAGAGAAAATGGACATGCTATTTGTGTGGGAAATCCGTAAGGGAGAG AACCACCCTGAGGGAGCATTTAAGAATCCACAGCGGAGAGAAACCTCATCTCTGCAGCATATGTGGGCAGAGTTTCAGACATGGCAGCTCATACAG ACTCCATCTCCGCGTTCACCACGACGACAAGCGCTATGAGTGTGATGAGTGTGGGAAAACGTTCATCAGGCATGATCACCTCACTAAGCACAAGAAAATACACTCTG GTGAGAAAGCCCACCAGTGTGAGGAGTGTGGCAAATGCTTCAGGCGTCACGACCACCTCACTGTCCATTATAAGAGTGTCCACCTGGGGGAGAAAGTGTGGCAAAA GTACAAAACAGCAGTTCACCAGTGTGAGGTGTGCAAGAAAGAGTTCAAAGGAAAGTCCAGTTTGGAGATGCATTTCAGAACACACTCAG GAGAGAAGCCATACAGATGTCCTATCTGTCAACAGACCTTCCGCATTAAGAAGACGTTAACCAAGCACATGGTGATCCACTCTGACGCAAGGCCTTTCAACTGCCCTCACTGCAGTGCCACCTTCAAGAGGAAAGACAAGCTGAAGTATCACGTGGACCACGTCCACAGCTCCAGACCTGCCGAGCAACCTCAGGCTGGCCTACCAGGGGAGAAGATCATGCCCCCACTGCCCTACTCAGAACCTACCAAGCTGTACCGGGCTGAGCACAAGAGCGTCCTGCAGAGTGTTTCATCTGGCGACgtgtgtgtccctgtcactCTGGTGCCAGTGCAGATGTCGGAGATCTCCGGGCAGGCTGGTCTGCCAGTGCAGGGGGCACCTCATGGGGTCCTGCCTCAGGGGCAGCCGGCAACGGCAGGGTACCAGCCGGCCACTGACCTGGTGTTTCTGGAGAAGTACACGCTGACGCCGCAGCCAACCAACATCGTCCACCCCGTGCGCCCAGATCAGATGATGGACCCCCGGGAACAGTCTTACCTGGGGACGCTTCTGGGGCTAGACTCTGCCACACCTGTGCAAACCATGCCCACCCCTGACCACAGTCACTAA
- the LOC125291576 gene encoding protein crumbs homolog 1-like isoform X2 yields MWKVFLWTVVLLQTGAVCQELINGCALEPCQNGGLCETREGIYTCHCSQESLNGQLYGGVNCTVPLVGCRGHRCQNGGTCSPYLSNGRHRYTCACPKGFTGPKCRTPTTFSFETNGYLHIEPSFTNPDGSLNITLSFRTDQTAGMLLQRKVEDLLLTVELVDGQLRHTMRPAQEPGEVLQEVLVEGMVADGRWHKLEASLRGGTLGLTLQCVDDDCPSSESSGQSPAGSPSSSELGSGYPEPSAVLQSLFVGGMRGDEAPHFIGCIQDFHVESRLVIPRVGLAAKAEQVNVTAGCSERDKCEDGPCQNRGRCISQGWMRYSCECHRPYEGDHCQEEYITARFGNEDAESYASFLVEDEPSETVALSLFIRTRRPQGLLLVLANSTSQYLRVWLDEGRVKVQINNFETLASHGVVNDGQFHLVSVKIEQARVALFLSARSQGNIPIRNILLQTGDALYVGGLPDRRASLAFGGYFKGCVQDLRMSSKRLQFYPIGTAVSSYAQESLVKVTRGCASDNSCSANPCLNGGMCYSIWDDFACNCPPNTAGQRCEKVKWCELSPCPSSATCLPDADGFQCVSNVTFRENSTILTYRGNGKIQRPLGSVSLQLRTRASDGILLHAERGNEFISISIQSSHLLLELQVGQGASRLSIESERPVSDGEWHMAELVMQEPMSLMSKWALVLDGDMEEAAVSKDACGNLDFLKDGVDILVGGLGAGAGGNLVGCLGPLEIGGLLLPLYTDSEANLPRPQEEQFLRTSSSPWLGCWGADVCRPEPCHNGGVCTDLFNKFHCECPLGLGGPHCNETVDVCDSEPCIHGNCTSKPMGFECKCEAGFEGKLCEAHVDACAGNECGQGATCLRGLMRYACLCPQNATGALCRDKIPETPWYIERIPYPKLPVSICGNEKLNFRCFNGGNCSTIEDTCDCMPGFTGQ; encoded by the exons ATGTGGAAAGTTTTCCTGTGGACTGTTGTATTACTCCAAACAG GTGCTGTTTGTCAGGAACTCATCAATGGATGTGCTTTGGAGCCATGCCAGAATGGAGGCTTGTGTGAAACTAGGGAAGGAATCTACACCTGCCACTGTTCCCAGGAGAGCCTGAATGGGCAACTCTATGGGGGGGTTAACTGCACAGTGCCTCTAGTAGGATGCCGAGGCCACAGGTGTCAGAATGGAGGCACATGTTCTCCTTACCTCAGTAACGGGCGCCACCGGTACACGTGTGCCTGTCCCAAGGGATTCACCGGTCCCAAATGCCGAACTCCCACCACCTTCTCTTTTGAGACTAACGGATACCTCCACATCGAGCCGTCTTTCACAAACCCTGACGGTTCTTTGAACATCACCCTGAGTTTCCGCACTGACCAGACGGCTGGTATGCTCCTCCAGCGTAAAGTAGAAGACCTGCTGCTCACTGTGGAGCTGGTGGACGGTCAGCTGCGTCACACCATGCGCCCGGCCCAGGAGCCGGGTGAGGTCCTGCAGGAGGTTCTGGTGGAGGGCATGGTGGCCGACGGCAGGTGGCACAAACTGGAGGCCTCACTCCGGGGTGGGACACTGGGGCTCACGCTGCAGTGTGTGGACGATGACTGCCCCAGCAGTGAGAGCTCAGGCCAAAGCCCAGCAGGGTCCCCCTCGTCTTCTGAACTTGGGTCTGGCTACCCCGAGCCCAGTGCAGTCCTTCAAAGTCTCTTCGTTGGAGGCATGCGGGGTGACGAAGCCCCACACTTCATCGGCTGCATTCAAGACTTTCACGTGGAGTCCAGGCTGGTGATACCGAGGGTTGGGCTTGCAGCGAAAGCTGAGCAGGTGAACGTCACAGCAGGCTGCAGTGAGCGGGACAAGTGTGAGGATGGCCCCTGTCAGAACAGAGGCAGATGTATCAGCCAGGGCTGGATGAGGTACTCATGCGAATGCCACCGGCCATATGAGGGAGACCACTGCCAAGAGG AGTACATCACAGCCCGGTTTGGGAATGAAGACGCTGAGAGCTATGCTTCCTTCCTTGTGGAGGATGAGCCCAGTGAGACGGTCGCCCTGTCACTGTTTATTCGCACCAGGAGGCCCCAAGGTCTGCTCCTGGTCTTGGCCAACAGCACCAGTCAGTACCTCCGCGTCTGGTTGGACGAGGGACGGGTCAAAGTTCAAATCAACAACTTTGAGACCTTGGCGAGTCACGGCGTGGTCAACGATGGTCAGTTCCACCTGGTGAGTGTGAAAATCGAGCAGGCGAGAGTGGCCCTCTTCCTGTCGGCGAGGAGCCAAGGCAACATCCCCATCCGGAACATTCTGCTTCAGACTGGAGACGCGTTATACGTGGGCGGGCTTCCGGACCGGCGCGCTTCTCTGGCATTCGGAGGGTACTTCAAAGGTTGCGTCCAGGACTTACGCATGTCATCAAAGCGCCTGCAATTCTACCCCATTGGCACCGCGGTCAGCTCGTATGCCCAAGAGAGTCTGGTCAAAGTCACACGTGGCTGTGCCAGTGACAACTCCTGCAGT GCTAACCCCTGTTTAAATGGAGGAATGTGCTACTCCATCTGGGATGACTTTGCGTGCAACTGCCCTCCCAACACGGCAGGCCAGCGGTGTGAGAAGGTGAAGTGGTGTGAACTCTCCCCTTGCCCTTCTTCTGCTACCTGTCTGCCAGATGCGGATGGCTTCCAGT GTGTTTCAAATGTGACTTTCCGGGAGAACAGTACCATACTGACGTACAGGGGCAATGGGAAAATCCAGCGACCCCTGGGGagtgtctctctgcagctccgGACCAGGGCCAGTGACGGCATCCTGCTGCACGCTGAGAGGGGCAACGagttcatctccatctccatccagAGCTCCCACCTGCTCCTGGAGCTTCAGGTGGGCCAGGGGGCCTCAAGACTGAGCATTGAAAGTGAGAGGCCAGTCAGTGATGGGGAGTGGCACATGGCAGAGCTGGTTATGCAAGAGCCTATGAGCCTGATGTCGAAATGGGCCTTAGTGTTGGACGGGGATATGGAGGAAGCAGCGGTCTCCAAGGACGCCTGTGGGAATTTGGACTTCCTGAAGGACGGAGTGGATATCCTGGTTGGGGGACTGGGCGCTGGAGCAGGGGGGAACCTGGTGGGCTGTCTTGGCCCCCTGGAGATAGGTGGCCTGCTGCTGCCATTGTACACGGACTCCGAAGCTAACCTGCCTCGGCCGCAGGAGGAGCAGTTCCTGCGTACCTCGAGCTCGCCCTGGCTCGGCTGCTGGGGCGCGGACGTCTGCAGGCCCGAGCCCTGCCACAACGGGGGCGTCTGCACAGACCTCTTCAACAAGTTCCACTGCGAGTGCCCACTAGGCTTAGGGGGGCCACACTGCAACGAGACAGTGGACGTATGCGACTCGGAGCCCTGCATCCATGGAAATTGCACCTCCAAGCCAATGGGTTTTGAGTGCAAGTGTGAGGCCGGCTTTGAGGGAAAGCTCTGTGAGGCGCACGTGGATGCGTGTGCAGGTAATGAGTGCGGGCAGGGCGCCACCTGTCTCAGAGGCCTCATGCGGTATGCCTGTCTCTGCCCGCAAAATGCCACTGGAGCCCTCTGCAG AGACAAGATTCCAGAGACTCCATGGTACATTGAAAGGATCCC ATATCCTAAACTGCCTGTGTCAATCTGTGGGAACGAGAAGCTAAATTTCAGATGTTTTAATGGTGGAAATTGCTCAACAATAGAAGACACTTGCGATTGTATGCCTGGGTTCACAGGGCAATG A
- the LOC125291576 gene encoding protein crumbs homolog 1-like isoform X1 translates to MWKVFLWTVVLLQTGAVCQELINGCALEPCQNGGLCETREGIYTCHCSQESLNGQLYGGVNCTVPLVGCRGHRCQNGGTCSPYLSNGRHRYTCACPKGFTGPKCRTPTTFSFETNGYLHIEPSFTNPDGSLNITLSFRTDQTAGMLLQRKVEDLLLTVELVDGQLRHTMRPAQEPGEVLQEVLVEGMVADGRWHKLEASLRGGTLGLTLQCVDDDCPSSESSGQSPAGSPSSSELGSGYPEPSAVLQSLFVGGMRGDEAPHFIGCIQDFHVESRLVIPRVGLAAKAEQVNVTAGCSERDKCEDGPCQNRGRCISQGWMRYSCECHRPYEGDHCQEEYITARFGNEDAESYASFLVEDEPSETVALSLFIRTRRPQGLLLVLANSTSQYLRVWLDEGRVKVQINNFETLASHGVVNDGQFHLVSVKIEQARVALFLSARSQGNIPIRNILLQTGDALYVGGLPDRRASLAFGGYFKGCVQDLRMSSKRLQFYPIGTAVSSYAQESLVKVTRGCASDNSCSANPCLNGGMCYSIWDDFACNCPPNTAGQRCEKVKWCELSPCPSSATCLPDADGFQCVSNVTFRENSTILTYRGNGKIQRPLGSVSLQLRTRASDGILLHAERGNEFISISIQSSHLLLELQVGQGASRLSIESERPVSDGEWHMAELVMQEPMSLMSKWALVLDGDMEEAAVSKDACGNLDFLKDGVDILVGGLGAGAGGNLVGCLGPLEIGGLLLPLYTDSEANLPRPQEEQFLRTSSSPWLGCWGADVCRPEPCHNGGVCTDLFNKFHCECPLGLGGPHCNETVDVCDSEPCIHGNCTSKPMGFECKCEAGFEGKLCEAHVDACAGNECGQGATCLRGLMRYACLCPQNATGALCRDKIPETPWYIERIPYPKLPVSICGNEKLNFRCFNGGNCSTIEDTCDCMPGFTGQWCEQDVDECASDPCLNGGYCRNLINRFQCVCEMSFSGEYCQIDVSDFYAYVFLLMWQNIFQLLSYLIIRLDDDDPEIDWGGNDW, encoded by the exons ATGTGGAAAGTTTTCCTGTGGACTGTTGTATTACTCCAAACAG GTGCTGTTTGTCAGGAACTCATCAATGGATGTGCTTTGGAGCCATGCCAGAATGGAGGCTTGTGTGAAACTAGGGAAGGAATCTACACCTGCCACTGTTCCCAGGAGAGCCTGAATGGGCAACTCTATGGGGGGGTTAACTGCACAGTGCCTCTAGTAGGATGCCGAGGCCACAGGTGTCAGAATGGAGGCACATGTTCTCCTTACCTCAGTAACGGGCGCCACCGGTACACGTGTGCCTGTCCCAAGGGATTCACCGGTCCCAAATGCCGAACTCCCACCACCTTCTCTTTTGAGACTAACGGATACCTCCACATCGAGCCGTCTTTCACAAACCCTGACGGTTCTTTGAACATCACCCTGAGTTTCCGCACTGACCAGACGGCTGGTATGCTCCTCCAGCGTAAAGTAGAAGACCTGCTGCTCACTGTGGAGCTGGTGGACGGTCAGCTGCGTCACACCATGCGCCCGGCCCAGGAGCCGGGTGAGGTCCTGCAGGAGGTTCTGGTGGAGGGCATGGTGGCCGACGGCAGGTGGCACAAACTGGAGGCCTCACTCCGGGGTGGGACACTGGGGCTCACGCTGCAGTGTGTGGACGATGACTGCCCCAGCAGTGAGAGCTCAGGCCAAAGCCCAGCAGGGTCCCCCTCGTCTTCTGAACTTGGGTCTGGCTACCCCGAGCCCAGTGCAGTCCTTCAAAGTCTCTTCGTTGGAGGCATGCGGGGTGACGAAGCCCCACACTTCATCGGCTGCATTCAAGACTTTCACGTGGAGTCCAGGCTGGTGATACCGAGGGTTGGGCTTGCAGCGAAAGCTGAGCAGGTGAACGTCACAGCAGGCTGCAGTGAGCGGGACAAGTGTGAGGATGGCCCCTGTCAGAACAGAGGCAGATGTATCAGCCAGGGCTGGATGAGGTACTCATGCGAATGCCACCGGCCATATGAGGGAGACCACTGCCAAGAGG AGTACATCACAGCCCGGTTTGGGAATGAAGACGCTGAGAGCTATGCTTCCTTCCTTGTGGAGGATGAGCCCAGTGAGACGGTCGCCCTGTCACTGTTTATTCGCACCAGGAGGCCCCAAGGTCTGCTCCTGGTCTTGGCCAACAGCACCAGTCAGTACCTCCGCGTCTGGTTGGACGAGGGACGGGTCAAAGTTCAAATCAACAACTTTGAGACCTTGGCGAGTCACGGCGTGGTCAACGATGGTCAGTTCCACCTGGTGAGTGTGAAAATCGAGCAGGCGAGAGTGGCCCTCTTCCTGTCGGCGAGGAGCCAAGGCAACATCCCCATCCGGAACATTCTGCTTCAGACTGGAGACGCGTTATACGTGGGCGGGCTTCCGGACCGGCGCGCTTCTCTGGCATTCGGAGGGTACTTCAAAGGTTGCGTCCAGGACTTACGCATGTCATCAAAGCGCCTGCAATTCTACCCCATTGGCACCGCGGTCAGCTCGTATGCCCAAGAGAGTCTGGTCAAAGTCACACGTGGCTGTGCCAGTGACAACTCCTGCAGT GCTAACCCCTGTTTAAATGGAGGAATGTGCTACTCCATCTGGGATGACTTTGCGTGCAACTGCCCTCCCAACACGGCAGGCCAGCGGTGTGAGAAGGTGAAGTGGTGTGAACTCTCCCCTTGCCCTTCTTCTGCTACCTGTCTGCCAGATGCGGATGGCTTCCAGT GTGTTTCAAATGTGACTTTCCGGGAGAACAGTACCATACTGACGTACAGGGGCAATGGGAAAATCCAGCGACCCCTGGGGagtgtctctctgcagctccgGACCAGGGCCAGTGACGGCATCCTGCTGCACGCTGAGAGGGGCAACGagttcatctccatctccatccagAGCTCCCACCTGCTCCTGGAGCTTCAGGTGGGCCAGGGGGCCTCAAGACTGAGCATTGAAAGTGAGAGGCCAGTCAGTGATGGGGAGTGGCACATGGCAGAGCTGGTTATGCAAGAGCCTATGAGCCTGATGTCGAAATGGGCCTTAGTGTTGGACGGGGATATGGAGGAAGCAGCGGTCTCCAAGGACGCCTGTGGGAATTTGGACTTCCTGAAGGACGGAGTGGATATCCTGGTTGGGGGACTGGGCGCTGGAGCAGGGGGGAACCTGGTGGGCTGTCTTGGCCCCCTGGAGATAGGTGGCCTGCTGCTGCCATTGTACACGGACTCCGAAGCTAACCTGCCTCGGCCGCAGGAGGAGCAGTTCCTGCGTACCTCGAGCTCGCCCTGGCTCGGCTGCTGGGGCGCGGACGTCTGCAGGCCCGAGCCCTGCCACAACGGGGGCGTCTGCACAGACCTCTTCAACAAGTTCCACTGCGAGTGCCCACTAGGCTTAGGGGGGCCACACTGCAACGAGACAGTGGACGTATGCGACTCGGAGCCCTGCATCCATGGAAATTGCACCTCCAAGCCAATGGGTTTTGAGTGCAAGTGTGAGGCCGGCTTTGAGGGAAAGCTCTGTGAGGCGCACGTGGATGCGTGTGCAGGTAATGAGTGCGGGCAGGGCGCCACCTGTCTCAGAGGCCTCATGCGGTATGCCTGTCTCTGCCCGCAAAATGCCACTGGAGCCCTCTGCAG AGACAAGATTCCAGAGACTCCATGGTACATTGAAAGGATCCC ATATCCTAAACTGCCTGTGTCAATCTGTGGGAACGAGAAGCTAAATTTCAGATGTTTTAATGGTGGAAATTGCTCAACAATAGAAGACACTTGCGATTGTATGCCTGGGTTCACAGGGCAATG GTGTGAGCAGGATGTGGATGAGTGTGCGTCTGACCCCTGTCTGAACGGAGGATACTGTCGCAATCTCATCAACcgcttccagtgtgtgtgtgaaatgagctTCTCTGGCGAATACTGCCAAATTGACGTTAGTGATTTCTACGCTTACGTGTTCCTGCTCATGTGGCAGAACATCTTTCAGCTTCTCTCATACCTCATCATTCGCCTGGATGATGACGACCCTGAGATTGATTGGGGTGGCAATGATTGGTGA